A portion of the Pedobacter cryoconitis genome contains these proteins:
- a CDS encoding MBL fold metallo-hydrolase — protein MNQEKWYTKPNLIIEPLYDRWYAWSHLISPATAAMNIVGRHLKIMSSYIQSPQIHAAAVKNPKMLGGPFMDYKINRVEDIKKLKEATLHNQEKQVLLAEAIKELDDMLKKNAKGYSLEELYSKVPEILKGYVELTYDLNNNPSFRFFESLLYKSEFYNKKSQSIALWNTDNDERPFCLSTPRLDEPNVLHLNIPFDNEAIDLLSRMKREGGSKDDIAARLGIEERDLPLFDTFFMQEKQPTYQKYDGPYTRMRYFGHACILIETKDVSILVDPLISYYGYQSSVDHFSDIDLPDTIDYVLITHNHQDHILFETLLPLRHKIKNIIVPRTTSGALQDPNLKLVFNNAGFKNVIEIDEMEEILFENCTVTGIPFTGEHSDLNIQSKSCFHVAVSGYTFFFAADSRILEPKLYEHVQRAIGDVDVIFLGMECDGAPLTWLYGPLLTEDLARDKDQSRRLAGSNFEKGIHLINMFNPKEAYVYAMGQEPWLEFISTVKYTDESNPIVQSNMLVQECLDRGIISERLFGEKEILYNPALQLAESI, from the coding sequence ATGAATCAGGAAAAATGGTATACTAAACCGAATTTAATTATTGAACCTTTGTATGACAGGTGGTACGCCTGGTCACATTTAATTTCTCCCGCTACTGCAGCAATGAATATTGTAGGCAGACATCTTAAAATTATGAGTTCTTATATTCAGTCGCCGCAAATACATGCTGCCGCAGTCAAGAACCCTAAAATGTTAGGTGGACCTTTCATGGATTATAAGATTAATCGGGTGGAAGATATTAAAAAACTTAAGGAAGCCACATTGCATAATCAGGAAAAACAAGTCTTATTGGCCGAAGCGATTAAGGAGCTGGATGATATGTTAAAAAAGAATGCTAAAGGCTACTCTCTTGAAGAGTTATATAGTAAAGTACCGGAGATTCTTAAGGGGTATGTAGAATTGACTTATGATTTGAATAATAATCCATCATTCAGATTTTTTGAATCACTACTATATAAGAGTGAATTTTATAATAAAAAATCTCAGAGTATAGCTTTATGGAATACAGATAATGATGAACGTCCATTTTGTCTAAGCACACCAAGACTTGATGAGCCAAACGTATTACATTTAAATATTCCTTTTGATAATGAGGCGATTGACCTGCTGAGCAGAATGAAAAGAGAAGGTGGGTCTAAAGATGATATCGCAGCCAGGTTAGGAATTGAGGAAAGGGATTTACCATTGTTTGATACTTTTTTTATGCAGGAAAAACAGCCAACATATCAAAAATATGATGGACCATATACCAGGATGCGATATTTTGGTCACGCTTGTATATTAATTGAAACCAAAGATGTAAGCATTCTCGTAGATCCTCTGATCAGTTATTATGGCTATCAGTCTAGTGTGGATCATTTTTCGGATATTGATCTTCCTGATACGATAGATTATGTGCTGATTACCCATAATCATCAGGATCATATCTTATTTGAAACATTACTTCCCCTACGTCATAAGATTAAGAATATTATTGTTCCCAGAACTACTTCGGGTGCATTACAGGATCCAAATTTGAAACTGGTTTTCAATAACGCTGGATTTAAGAATGTAATTGAGATAGATGAAATGGAAGAAATTCTGTTCGAAAATTGTACCGTGACTGGAATTCCGTTTACCGGCGAGCATAGTGACCTGAATATTCAATCAAAATCATGTTTTCATGTAGCTGTAAGTGGGTATACATTTTTCTTTGCTGCAGATTCAAGAATACTAGAACCTAAATTATATGAACATGTGCAGCGCGCTATTGGTGATGTGGATGTTATCTTTCTGGGGATGGAATGTGATGGTGCTCCACTTACCTGGTTGTACGGACCGCTGTTAACCGAAGATCTTGCAAGAGATAAAGATCAATCGAGGAGACTTGCTGGTTCCAATTTCGAAAAAGGAATACACCTGATCAATATGTTCAATCCAAAGGAGGCATATGTATATGCCATGGGACAAGAACCATGGTTAGAATTTATCAGTACTGTTAAGTATACGGATGAGTCTAACCCTATTGTTCAATCTAATATGCTAGTTCAGGAATGTCTGGATAGAGGAATTATCTCAGAAAGACTTTTTGGAGAGAAGGAAATTCTTTACAATCCGGCTTTGCAACTTGCTGAATCAATATAA